One Panicum virgatum strain AP13 chromosome 9K, P.virgatum_v5, whole genome shotgun sequence genomic region harbors:
- the LOC120649294 gene encoding 40S ribosomal protein S23, producing MGKTRGMGAGRKLKTHRRNQRWADKAYKKSHLGNEWKKPFAGSSHAKGIVLEKIGIEAKQPNSAIRKCARVQLVKNGKKIAAFVPNDGCLNYIEENDEVLIAGFGRKGHAVGDIPGVRFKVVKVSGVSLLALFKEKKEKPRS from the exons TAAGACACGTGGTATGGGAGCTGGGCGCAAGCTCAAGACCCACAGAAGGAACCAGAGGTGGGCTGACAAAGCCTACAAGAAGAGCCATCTCGGCAATGAGTGGAAGAAACCTTTTGCTGGCTCATCACACGCAAAGGGAATCGTCCTTGAAAAGAT TGGCATTGAGGCTAAGCAGCCAAACTCTGCTATCCGTAAGTGTGCCCGTGTCCAGCTCGTGAAGAATGGGAAGAAGATTGCTGCCTTTGTGCCTAACGATGGTTGCTTGAATTACATTGAGGAAAAT GATGAGGTGCTGATTGCTGGGTTCGGTCGTAAGGGTCATGCTGTGGGAGATATTCCCGGTGTCCGTTTCAAGGTCGTGAAGGTCTCTGGAGTTTCCCTGCTGGCCCTcttcaaggagaagaaggagaagccgAGATCTTAA